CCCGGTACTGGTGGGAACAATATTTTGCGCTGCCGCCCGTCCGCGCGTCCAGTTTTTGTGGGCCATATCCACCACCCGTTGGTCGGCGGTGTAGGCGTGAACTGTGGTCATCCAGCCTTTTTCAATGCCAAATTCTTTATGCAGGATATAGGCAATGGGAGCCAAACAGTTGGTGGTACAGGAAGCAGCGGAAATCACGCGATCGCGGCTGGTATCAATACTACCATCGTTGACACCATAAACCACCGTGGGCACATCGCCACCTTTAGCCGGGGCGCTGATAATTGCCATTTTGGCACCAGCACTGATGTGGGCACCAGCCTTTTCTGCGGTACGAAACACCCCAGTAGACTCAATCACCACGTCAACGCCCATATCTTTCCAAGGCAAAGCCGTGGGGTCCTTTTCCGCCAAAATGGGAATGGATTTACCATCAACCACCAATCCCTTATCGTCGTAGGAAACCTCACCGGGAAAGCGACGGTAAACGGAATCGTATTGCAGCATGTACGCCGATTGGTCGGCT
Above is a window of Geitlerinema sp. PCC 9228 DNA encoding:
- the gap gene encoding type I glyceraldehyde-3-phosphate dehydrogenase, with protein sequence MARVAINGFGRIGRAFMRIAYHNPNVEVVAINDIALPADQSAYMLQYDSVYRRFPGEVSYDDKGLVVDGKSIPILAEKDPTALPWKDMGVDVVIESTGVFRTAEKAGAHISAGAKMAIISAPAKGGDVPTVVYGVNDGSIDTSRDRVISAASCTTNCLAPIAYILHKEFGIEKGWMTTVHAYTADQRVVDMAHKNWTRGRAAAQNIVPTSTGAASAVGLVLPELQGKLDGIALRVPTPTGSVVDLNAIVGKSVTVEEINEAFKKYAQGDMKGVLATSELPLVSSDCVADPHSSVVDLGSTKVMDGNFVKVLSYYDNEWGYSNRLVDLAAKM